A single genomic interval of Shewanella psychropiezotolerans harbors:
- a CDS encoding type VI secretion system Vgr family protein, which produces MIAVGNGLRYHFSAEGVSDDSFEVLAFDFKEGLSSPFEVKLTLLSRLDDLTPESIVDQTGLLTWYQSGELQRQVHGIVSQFSKADTGNHHTQYHITLVPALSRLKLRQNSRIFQQKSVLSIIATLLTEMGIKDYAFSCDARLESQVREYCVQYRESDFDFISRLAAEVGLFYYFQHSEKIHTLVFSDSTTKQPHLDAPFPYNAVNGGAAEVPFVSSFSYQHQIKPASVTLKDNSFKKPQYSFLQTNTGKPLDFQRLDYEHFDYPGRYKDDESGIPFTQVRQEYLRRDAQLATGKSNLMQAVSGSKFDLMEHGDVALNRDWLMVTVTHKGEQGAAAEEANTQAVTTYGNTFTAIPGNAPWQAEPNAKPLVTGPQGATVVGPKDEEIFCDEFGRVKVQFPWDRYGVSDDKSSCWVRVSQGWAGGQYGMMAIPRIGHEVIVSFLEGDPDQPIITGRTFHSANQVPYPLPANKTRTVLKTQTHKGEGSNELRFEDEADKEEIYLHAQKDMNTLVENDQSTNIKHDAHLDIENERFTRIKANDHLTVEGERRTVVKQDVSLNIDGSQQQKVGKKSILEAGTEVHLKAGTKIVIEAGAELTLKVGGSFLKVDPAGVHLVGPAVNLNSGGSAGSGSGYAGQLAALPGYVDAVILPESDELTLAAASMESVTVLDYPAILQKGALVTELCHCNGEQTCSIHST; this is translated from the coding sequence ATGATTGCTGTTGGAAATGGATTGCGTTACCACTTTAGCGCCGAAGGCGTGAGTGATGACAGCTTTGAGGTGTTAGCGTTTGATTTTAAAGAGGGGTTATCCTCACCCTTTGAGGTCAAGCTCACCTTGCTGAGCCGACTGGATGATTTGACGCCTGAGTCGATTGTCGACCAGACGGGGTTGCTTACTTGGTATCAAAGCGGTGAGCTGCAACGTCAGGTGCACGGCATTGTCAGTCAGTTCAGTAAAGCTGACACGGGAAATCATCATACCCAATACCACATCACCTTAGTGCCTGCACTATCAAGATTAAAGCTCAGGCAAAATAGTCGCATATTCCAGCAAAAAAGCGTGCTCAGTATCATAGCCACGCTCCTCACCGAAATGGGGATTAAGGATTATGCGTTCAGTTGTGATGCCAGATTAGAGTCGCAGGTGCGTGAGTATTGTGTCCAGTATCGGGAAAGTGATTTCGACTTTATCTCCCGCTTAGCAGCAGAAGTAGGCTTGTTTTATTACTTTCAGCACAGCGAGAAGATCCACACGCTGGTGTTTAGCGACAGTACCACTAAGCAGCCTCATTTAGACGCGCCATTCCCCTACAACGCGGTCAATGGCGGCGCTGCAGAAGTGCCATTCGTTAGTTCATTTAGCTACCAGCATCAAATCAAGCCTGCCAGCGTGACGCTCAAAGACAATAGCTTCAAGAAGCCCCAATACAGCTTCCTGCAAACCAATACGGGAAAACCGCTGGATTTTCAACGTCTCGATTACGAACACTTCGATTACCCCGGGCGTTATAAAGACGATGAGAGTGGTATACCGTTCACGCAAGTTCGGCAAGAATACCTGCGCCGAGATGCGCAGCTCGCGACCGGTAAAAGCAACCTCATGCAGGCCGTCAGTGGCAGTAAGTTTGACCTGATGGAGCATGGTGATGTGGCGTTGAACCGTGACTGGCTCATGGTGACGGTTACACATAAAGGTGAACAAGGCGCGGCGGCGGAAGAAGCTAATACTCAAGCTGTCACCACCTATGGCAACACATTTACCGCCATCCCCGGCAATGCGCCCTGGCAAGCAGAGCCTAATGCAAAACCTTTGGTCACCGGTCCCCAGGGGGCGACAGTGGTCGGCCCCAAAGATGAAGAGATTTTTTGTGATGAGTTTGGCCGTGTAAAAGTACAATTTCCCTGGGACCGTTATGGCGTTAGTGATGATAAGTCCAGCTGTTGGGTACGTGTCAGTCAAGGCTGGGCCGGTGGTCAATATGGCATGATGGCTATTCCCCGGATTGGTCATGAAGTGATTGTCAGTTTTTTAGAGGGCGACCCAGACCAACCCATTATTACAGGTCGTACTTTTCACAGTGCCAATCAGGTGCCTTATCCGCTGCCTGCTAACAAAACCCGTACCGTACTGAAGACTCAAACCCATAAGGGGGAAGGCAGCAACGAGTTACGTTTTGAAGATGAGGCTGACAAGGAAGAGATATACCTTCATGCCCAGAAGGACATGAATACCTTAGTTGAAAACGACCAGAGTACAAACATCAAACACGATGCCCATCTGGACATTGAAAATGAACGCTTTACCCGCATCAAGGCTAATGACCACCTTACCGTCGAGGGAGAGAGACGCACTGTGGTCAAGCAAGATGTCAGCCTCAATATCGACGGTAGCCAACAACAGAAAGTAGGCAAAAAATCTATATTGGAAGCCGGCACTGAAGTGCATCTTAAGGCGGGCACTAAAATTGTCATCGAGGCTGGTGCAGAGTTGACGCTAAAAGTAGGTGGCAGCTTCCTTAAGGTAGATCCTGCTGGTGTGCACTTGGTGGGGCCTGCCGTCAATCTAAACTCTGGCGGTAGTGCAGGCTCTGGCAGTGGTTATGCGGGGCAATTAGCTGCACTGCCGGGGTATGTTGATGCTGTAATATTACCAGAGAGTGATGAGTTGACGTTGGCTGCTGCCAGCATGGAAAGCGTCACGGTACTGGATTACCCGGCGATATTGCAAAAGGGGGCGTTAGTCACCGAGCTTTGCCACTGCAATGGAGAGCAAACATGCAGCATACACTCGACTTAG